Proteins encoded in a region of the Solanum dulcamara chromosome 9, daSolDulc1.2, whole genome shotgun sequence genome:
- the LOC129904432 gene encoding serine/threonine-protein kinase UCN-like: MDNPQSPLTLDNLRVIKVLGKGAMGTVFLVHDMFNDPSALSPFALKAVEKSIFPSDAADRRARWETTVLSRLRHPFLPTLLGFSETSDILCYAIPYCPGGDLNVLRYSQSDHVFPPSVIRFYLAEIVLALEHLHSLGIAYRDLKPENILIQQSGHVTLTDFDLSRSLTPKKNLEFYSDPENDNLQPLPQPQAFTQSKKFRKFAKLVLPNKKYSISTATITRNGLRKVKSARVSPVSRRNRSSFYERSNSFVGTEEYVAPEIVRGEGHEFSVDWWALGILCYEMLYGTTPFKGKNRKETFRKILMMEPEFIGKKNELTDLIGKLLEKDPTRRLGYRRGASEIKEHEFFHGLRWDLLTEVVRPPFLPLRDVTEEGKKVGISITDYFKKLKAPPSPLWSPSHDEWRSNVSLTEF; the protein is encoded by the coding sequence ATGGATAATCCCCAGTCACCGTTAACTCTAGACAACCTTCGAGTCATCAAAGTACTAGGTAAAGGTGCCATGGGTACCGTCTTTCTTGTCCACGACATGTTCAACGACCCTTCTGCCTTATCCCCTTTCGCTCTCAAAGCTGTCGaaaaatctatttttccttCCGATGCCGCCGACCGCCGTGCACGATGGGAAACCACCGTTCTTTCTCGTCTCCGACATCCGTTCCTCCCTACCCTCCTCGGATTCTCCGAAACCTCCGATATTCTTTGTTATGCTATCCCTTATTGTCCTGGTGGTGACCTCAATGTCCTCCGTTACAGCCAAAGCGATCATGTTTTCCCACCTTCTGTTATACGTTTTTACTTGGCTGAAATTGTACTTGCTCTTGAACATCTTCATAGCTTAGGCATTGCTTACCGTGATCTGAAACCTGAGAATATACTTATTCAACAATCTGGTCACGTTACGTTAACAGATTTCGATCTTTCTAGAAGTTTAACTCCAAAGAAGAATCTGGAATTCTATTCAGATCCAGAAAATGATAATCTCCAACCACTACCACAACCACAAGCATTTACACAATccaaaaaattcagaaaatttGCGAAATTAGTACTTCCGAATAAAAAGTACTCCATATCTACCGCAACCATTACCAGAAATGGATTAAGGAAAGTGAAAAGTGCACGTGTATCGCCCGTGAGCAGAAGGAATCGAAGTTCATTTTACGAACGTTCAAATTCATTTGTTGGTACTGAAGAATACGTAGCACCAGAAATTGTACGTGGGGAAGGTCATGAATTTTCAGTGGATTGGTGGGCACTTGGTATTTTGTGTTATGAAATGTTATATGGAACGACGCCGTTTAAAGGGAAAAATAGGAAGGAAACATTCAGGAAAATATTGATGATGGAACCGGAGTTCATCGgaaagaaaaatgaattaaCCGATTTGATCGGGAAATTGCTCGAAAAAGATCCCACGCGCCGGCTGGGATATCGGAGAGGCGCGTCGGAGATAAAGGAGCATGAGTTTTTTCATGGGCTGAGATGGGATTTATTAACGGAAGTTGTACGTCCGCCGTTTTTGCCGTTAAGAGATGTAACCGAAGAAGGGAAGAAAGTTGGGATTAGCATAACGGATTATTTCAAGAAATTGAAGGCACCACCGTCACCGTTATGGTCACCATCACATGATGAGTGGAGAAGTAACGTTTCACTGACGGAGTTTTAA